Part of the Pseudomonas baltica genome is shown below.
CGGCGGCAAGGGAAACTCCAGCGCCATGGCCGACGTAGCAGACAGGGCACCCGACAAGGCAGCCGTCAGGGAAAGAGCGCGGGTGACGACGGAAAAGCGCGGCAACATCCGGAAAATCCTTCGCAAATCATTCGGGAGGGCAAAACCGCGATTGTACACTGCCGCCCGGCTGTCCGGGAGGCCGCCGAGCAGCCCCGAGGGCGCCCTGCATGAAACTTTTTACAACTCCGACTGCAGCTCCGGCCAGATCGGCCGCGTGCCCTTGCGTTGCGCCATCAGAATCGCTCGGCACAGGCGGCACAGGCGCTGGTCACGATAAATGGCCTTGGCCACCCCGGACCATCGAGGTTGCGCCGGCAACAAGGTGCCGCACAGGGTGCGGTCGATCGAACCGCCCAGCTCCAGCTGCCGGGCAACCATATGCACACGACTTTCCTGGCACGCGAACAGGTCGAGCTGCTCATCGGGCTCGATCAGTTGATAGGCAAAGAGTGACCAGGCAGGACGCGGCATCAGGGGCTCCAAATCGGGGGCGCCACATTAGCCGAAAGGGCCCGCATAGAAAAGGGCCTCATCGGCAAATATACGCACCCGACCAAACCGCCCTACAACAAAGGCTTGAGCACCGGCCAGACATTATCCAGCAACATGCCCTGAGCCCCCACGGCCGGGTGCAGACCATCCGCTTGCATGAGCGCCGGCACCCCCCCTATGCCCTGAAGAAAAAACGGCACCAGGGCCACGGACTTTTGCTGTGCCAGATCGGGATAGACCTTGGCGAAAGCATCGGTATAGCGTTTGCCGTAGTTGGGCGGCAGTTGCATGCCCAGCAGCAGCACCTTGGCACCGACGCCCTTGGCACTGTCGATCATCATTGAAAGGTTTTGTTGCAATTGCGCGGGCGGCTGACCGCGCAAGCCATCGTTGCCGCCGAGTTCAAGAATCACCAGGTCCGGCTTGTTGGCTGCAAGGAGCGGCGCCAGCCGCGCCTGGGCCCCGCCACTGGTGTCGCCGGTGATCGACGCATTGATCACTTTATCGCTGAAACCCTCGCGCTCAAGCCGTTGCTGCAACAGGGCAACCCAGCCCTTGGAGGTATCCAGTCCGAAACCGGCACTGATACTATCGCCCACGATCAGG
Proteins encoded:
- a CDS encoding arylesterase — protein: MRVWLMSAGLALMCLAQNAAAGTVLIVGDSISAGFGLDTSKGWVALLQQRLEREGFSDKVINASITGDTSGGAQARLAPLLAANKPDLVILELGGNDGLRGQPPAQLQQNLSMMIDSAKGVGAKVLLLGMQLPPNYGKRYTDAFAKVYPDLAQQKSVALVPFFLQGIGGVPALMQADGLHPAVGAQGMLLDNVWPVLKPLL